A window from Symbiopectobacterium purcellii encodes these proteins:
- a CDS encoding ABC transporter permease, giving the protein MSFNRLLLLSRLTLQDLWHDRIISFCIISSLIAVIAPLLLLFGLRFGIVSQLQDDLANDPRNLEIRMLSSGSYDQAWIETLRQRPDVGFAIGQTRSLNTLADLQTDSSHFIENVEVIPTASGDPLLGNLKLHRDNDVVLTQEAARKLAVNVGDTVKLRVNRLLDTRREWGRKNLTVIGILPATYFNRAAIFVQPALLIMLEHFRDGYAVSTLGISSGTQIGGKPPLYARARLYAKDIDQVANLERDLRAQRIETSSRLADIENVKSINRVLGVIFNTIATTALIGCIASLIGSFIANVDRKRKHIAVLRLLGFTGPAVGLYVILQGCLLSLAAYVGGYSVYLIASQVFNRALASNLATGQMLCKITLEHSLIAMALTTVVAILVASIGAYRAINIEPAQSLREL; this is encoded by the coding sequence TTGTCCTTTAATCGGCTCTTATTGCTTAGCCGACTGACACTGCAAGATCTATGGCACGATCGCATTATCTCGTTTTGCATCATCTCTTCCCTGATCGCCGTCATCGCTCCCCTGCTACTGCTGTTTGGCCTGCGTTTTGGCATCGTCAGCCAGCTGCAGGATGATTTGGCCAACGATCCGCGCAATCTCGAGATCCGTATGCTGAGCAGCGGCAGCTATGACCAAGCCTGGATAGAAACACTTCGTCAGCGTCCAGATGTCGGCTTTGCTATCGGGCAGACCCGCTCGCTGAACACGCTTGCCGATCTGCAAACAGACAGCAGCCATTTTATCGAGAATGTGGAAGTGATCCCTACCGCTTCAGGTGACCCATTACTAGGGAACCTCAAGCTGCATCGCGATAATGATGTTGTATTAACGCAAGAGGCAGCGCGCAAACTGGCAGTCAATGTCGGGGACACGGTCAAACTGCGCGTAAACCGACTGCTGGACACGCGTCGGGAATGGGGACGTAAAAACCTGACTGTCATAGGGATTTTACCGGCCACCTATTTCAACCGCGCAGCAATATTTGTTCAGCCAGCATTACTCATAATGCTTGAGCATTTTCGAGACGGCTATGCTGTCTCAACCCTGGGTATCAGTAGTGGCACTCAAATCGGTGGAAAGCCACCGCTCTATGCCAGAGCCAGGCTGTACGCCAAAGACATTGATCAGGTGGCCAACCTTGAGCGCGATCTCAGGGCGCAACGCATCGAAACATCAAGCCGTTTGGCTGATATTGAAAATGTAAAAAGCATCAACCGAGTGCTAGGTGTAATTTTCAACACGATTGCTACAACGGCACTGATTGGATGCATTGCCTCTCTGATCGGCTCTTTTATCGCCAATGTCGATCGCAAACGTAAGCATATTGCCGTATTGCGCCTACTTGGTTTCACTGGGCCAGCCGTCGGGTTGTATGTGATTTTACAGGGCTGCCTGTTAAGTCTCGCCGCTTATGTCGGTGGCTATAGTGTCTATCTCATCGCCAGCCAGGTATTTAACCGCGCACTGGCCAGTAACCTGGCTACGGGCCAGATGCTATGCAAGATCACGTTAGAACACAGCCTGATAGCCATGGCGCTGACGACGGTAGTGGCGATCTTGGTTGCCAGCATTGGGGCTTATCGCGCCATCAATATTGAACCGGCCCAGAGCCTTCGTGAGCTGTGA
- a CDS encoding ABC transporter ATP-binding protein — MLHIQNLHIARGEGVQAHHVYLTQLELRSGQVMAVTGESGCGKSTLLEAIGLLLHPTNITRFELNEEGQRLDIAALLKAKRQAELAEIRARQLGFVLQNGGLLPYLTVRDNILLPCQMLGVDPDAAMLARMVHALKLEPLLAKYPAQLSFGERQRTAFARAIVHRPRLVLADEPTAALDPHNAQQLFRLFIELVRQEGMMALVVCHDWPLVQRFDLPCLIARFDPTSIAQTQAQGGTYFVL, encoded by the coding sequence ATGCTGCATATTCAAAACTTGCACATTGCACGTGGTGAAGGTGTTCAAGCCCATCATGTTTACCTAACGCAGCTTGAGCTGCGGTCAGGACAAGTGATGGCTGTTACTGGTGAAAGCGGCTGTGGTAAAAGCACATTGCTCGAAGCAATAGGCCTATTGCTGCATCCCACCAACATTACGCGTTTTGAGCTAAACGAAGAAGGCCAGCGGCTTGATATTGCAGCATTGCTTAAAGCCAAGCGACAAGCGGAGTTGGCAGAGATTCGTGCACGCCAACTCGGATTTGTGTTACAGAACGGCGGTCTACTGCCCTATTTGACAGTACGCGATAATATTCTGCTGCCCTGCCAAATGCTCGGTGTAGACCCCGATGCAGCCATGTTGGCCAGAATGGTGCATGCGTTAAAACTGGAGCCCCTGTTAGCCAAATATCCAGCGCAGCTTTCATTTGGTGAGCGGCAAAGAACGGCGTTTGCCCGCGCAATTGTGCATCGTCCGAGACTGGTACTGGCTGACGAACCTACCGCAGCGCTTGATCCCCACAATGCGCAGCAGCTGTTTCGCCTATTTATCGAACTGGTTCGCCAAGAAGGCATGATGGCACTGGTTGTTTGCCACGACTGGCCACTGGTTCAACGTTTTGATCTGCCTTGTCTCATCGCTCGTTTTGACCCAACGTCAATAGCTCAAACGCAAGCACAAGGGGGGACATATTTTGTCCTTTAA